In Paenibacillus guangzhouensis, a single window of DNA contains:
- a CDS encoding GNAT family N-acetyltransferase, with the protein MAAQIIQVKTEEELRKCLSIRLEVFVQEQKVPEDLEIDEYDTLAGQAYHVLLEHEGQAVATGRLTIYQEHMAKMQRIAVKKDYRGYGYGRVLLLALEQIAKDLGLSDAILDAQCQAEKFYAKLSYEVISKEPFYDAGILHVRMKKSL; encoded by the coding sequence ATGGCAGCGCAAATTATTCAAGTGAAAACAGAAGAAGAACTACGAAAGTGTCTCTCTATCCGACTCGAGGTCTTCGTTCAGGAGCAGAAGGTACCGGAAGATTTGGAAATTGATGAATACGATACACTCGCTGGCCAAGCTTATCATGTATTACTCGAGCATGAAGGACAAGCTGTGGCGACAGGTCGATTAACGATCTATCAAGAACATATGGCCAAAATGCAGCGCATTGCGGTGAAAAAGGACTATCGCGGTTATGGCTACGGTCGTGTACTGCTGCTAGCGCTAGAGCAGATTGCGAAGGATTTGGGTCTCAGTGACGCAATATTAGATGCGCAGTGCCAAGCTGAAAAGTTCTATGCGAAGCTGAGTTATGAAGTTATTTCGAAGGAACCATTCTATGACGCAGGAATTCTGCATGTTCGTATGAAAAAATCGCTATAA
- a CDS encoding uracil-DNA glycosylase, which produces MSFVLPHDWNQQLREELEQPYMQELSKWLDEEYRQETIYPPKDDLFEAFRLTTFADTKVVILGQDPYHGPEQAHGLSFSVRPGVRVPPSLRNIYKELQSDLSCSIPDHGTLTDWAAQGVLLLNTVLTVREGLPASHQGQGWERFTDAVLQALQQRDKPLVFILWGNHAIQKAASIDTARHCVITSAHPSPLAARKGFFGSRPFSRTNEFLQQQGLTPIDWNLDYLDIFATIKEDISKIRS; this is translated from the coding sequence ATGTCTTTTGTTCTACCTCACGATTGGAACCAGCAGCTGCGTGAAGAATTAGAGCAGCCTTACATGCAAGAGCTGAGTAAGTGGCTGGATGAAGAATACCGGCAGGAGACGATTTACCCGCCAAAAGATGATCTATTCGAAGCGTTCCGCTTAACGACCTTTGCAGATACCAAAGTCGTCATTCTGGGGCAGGATCCCTATCACGGACCCGAGCAGGCGCATGGACTTAGCTTCTCGGTTCGCCCTGGGGTACGGGTCCCCCCGTCGCTTCGAAATATCTATAAAGAGTTACAATCAGATCTGTCTTGCTCCATCCCTGATCACGGCACGTTAACGGATTGGGCGGCGCAAGGCGTTTTGCTGTTAAATACCGTGCTTACAGTTCGTGAGGGTCTGCCGGCTTCGCATCAAGGACAAGGCTGGGAACGATTCACCGATGCCGTCCTGCAAGCGCTCCAACAGCGTGACAAGCCGCTTGTCTTTATTCTGTGGGGCAACCATGCGATCCAGAAGGCCGCTTCGATCGATACGGCGCGTCACTGTGTCATAACCTCGGCACATCCAAGTCCTCTTGCGGCGCGCAAAGGATTTTTCGGCAGCCGTCCATTCTCTCGCACGAATGAATTTCTGCAGCAGCAAGGGCTAACACCGATCGATTGGAATCTTGATTATCTTGATATTTTTGCTACTATTAAAGAGGATATCTCGAAGATTCGGTCATAA
- a CDS encoding stalk domain-containing protein, producing MKARRVMVVALALSLMGGSVIFADSITQKIKMVFNGEEVSDGAVMIDGKTYLSVSQAGDALKAIVEWDDNAKKVTVNKPNVHMLTFSGKDIFGVVKRGEFKFNVLCSVDNLKIAADAVKVSIIDPAGKSKDIQELDLKERKEYFMFQTQELTYDFKAAGKYTVAFFVKPSGGDYTRVAEKEITAI from the coding sequence ATGAAGGCTAGAAGAGTAATGGTTGTAGCACTTGCACTATCGCTGATGGGCGGTTCGGTTATTTTTGCGGATTCGATAACACAGAAGATCAAGATGGTGTTTAACGGAGAAGAAGTAAGCGATGGTGCTGTCATGATAGATGGTAAGACGTATCTCTCGGTGAGCCAAGCAGGCGATGCGCTGAAGGCGATCGTCGAGTGGGACGATAATGCGAAGAAGGTGACGGTGAATAAACCGAATGTTCACATGCTTACGTTCTCGGGAAAAGATATATTCGGGGTCGTGAAACGCGGTGAATTCAAGTTCAATGTGCTATGTTCGGTTGATAATTTGAAGATAGCGGCTGATGCGGTCAAAGTCTCGATCATTGATCCTGCTGGCAAATCAAAAGACATTCAAGAATTGGATTTGAAGGAACGGAAGGAATATTTCATGTTCCAGACGCAAGAACTTACATACGATTTTAAGGCAGCAGGAAAGTATACGGTAGCATTTTTTGTCAAGCCTTCGGGTGGGGACTACACACGCGTTGCGGAGAAAGAAATTACGGCGATTTAA
- a CDS encoding DUF1292 domain-containing protein — MSDHNHDHDNCGCGHDHSHDHDHEEFVLTLTDENGKEVEMVLVETFNCDDSVYALLLERSNPEADGVILRMEEEDEEMVLYNIEDEEEWNRVQQAYEELVAAHEG, encoded by the coding sequence ATGAGCGATCATAATCACGATCACGACAACTGCGGATGCGGTCACGACCACAGTCATGACCACGACCATGAAGAGTTTGTACTAACATTAACGGATGAGAACGGTAAAGAAGTGGAAATGGTCCTCGTTGAAACTTTTAACTGTGACGATAGTGTATATGCATTGTTACTTGAGCGCAGCAATCCGGAAGCGGATGGCGTTATTCTTCGTATGGAAGAAGAGGACGAGGAGATGGTCCTTTACAACATCGAAGATGAAGAAGAGTGGAATCGCGTACAGCAAGCGTATGAAGAGCTTGTTGCAGCACACGAAGGTTAA
- a CDS encoding DUF1885 family protein, giving the protein MSQSAYITFVEGSTVTEMSLEDVKQSLLHYKEQTALTGKQLDWDYAEAAFPYTIETRPGEEQQWFYLKGALPRYKYILFGVGSRVEDDQERHYIQVVLPEEATHGDKAKGNELCKYIARANKAELRMFNGRTFYFNPRK; this is encoded by the coding sequence ATGAGTCAAAGCGCTTACATAACATTCGTTGAAGGATCTACCGTGACGGAGATGTCCCTCGAGGACGTGAAGCAATCACTCCTTCACTACAAGGAACAGACCGCATTAACGGGCAAGCAGCTTGATTGGGATTATGCAGAAGCTGCCTTTCCGTATACGATTGAGACGCGGCCAGGGGAAGAACAGCAATGGTTTTATTTGAAAGGCGCGCTTCCTCGCTACAAATATATCCTATTCGGGGTAGGATCTCGCGTCGAAGATGACCAAGAACGTCATTATATCCAGGTCGTTCTCCCGGAAGAAGCCACGCATGGCGACAAAGCCAAGGGCAATGAGCTCTGCAAGTATATCGCGCGAGCGAACAAAGCCGAGCTCCGCATGTTCAATGGCAGAACGTTTTATTTCAATCCACGTAAATAA
- a CDS encoding ABC transporter substrate-binding protein → MRPKKRVFSTLLSMVLLASIALTGCSGGSGVKKEEAASGGDPGEKTKIVVWIWEDAKNVIDLNMPAFKEKYPNIDVDLHVLAQADVYQNFLIAASSSDKVPDIVNLESHRLSQMIETGGLLDISDKVAPYKEKMNAYKWADAMKDGKAYAMPWDSGPVVMFYRNDLFKQAGLPYEPKDVAEQLKTWEDYKRFAKQLKEKTGVAIMADSKTKTDGTIFQQMLWQHDMWFFGKDGSVQVDNPEFIKIGQYFVDMMNAGYANEVQPWSDAWYSSFQQNKQATIVGASWYDGLLPSLIDPNGAGKWSVAPMPKWSEDDKYSSAIDGGSNLAINKNSKHPEEAWKFIEFMLGNDASQLKMMEGGLFPSLETTYQDPVFQEKVPYFNDQPVRTLYVDAVKNATPITYTKDYPLANELIRNAFAEIFLDKKSVEEVFKKTADQLRQKTGRK, encoded by the coding sequence TTGAGACCAAAAAAAAGAGTATTTTCGACGCTCCTCAGTATGGTTCTATTGGCTAGTATCGCGCTAACAGGCTGTTCAGGCGGTTCCGGAGTGAAGAAAGAAGAAGCGGCCTCCGGCGGAGATCCAGGAGAGAAGACGAAAATTGTCGTATGGATTTGGGAAGATGCCAAAAACGTCATTGACCTGAATATGCCAGCGTTCAAAGAGAAGTATCCGAATATCGATGTGGATCTGCATGTTCTCGCGCAAGCGGATGTGTACCAGAACTTCCTGATCGCAGCAAGCTCTTCAGACAAGGTGCCGGATATCGTCAACCTGGAGTCGCATCGATTGTCTCAAATGATCGAGACGGGCGGATTGCTTGATATCAGCGATAAGGTCGCGCCTTACAAAGAGAAGATGAATGCCTATAAGTGGGCTGATGCGATGAAGGACGGCAAAGCTTATGCGATGCCTTGGGACAGTGGTCCGGTCGTGATGTTCTATCGCAATGATTTGTTCAAGCAGGCAGGTCTTCCGTATGAACCGAAGGATGTAGCAGAACAGCTGAAGACGTGGGAGGACTACAAACGGTTCGCGAAGCAGCTCAAGGAGAAGACGGGCGTCGCGATCATGGCGGACTCCAAGACCAAGACCGATGGTACGATCTTCCAGCAGATGTTGTGGCAGCATGATATGTGGTTCTTCGGCAAAGACGGATCGGTTCAAGTCGATAACCCTGAATTCATTAAGATCGGTCAATATTTCGTCGACATGATGAACGCGGGTTATGCGAACGAAGTTCAGCCTTGGAGCGATGCGTGGTACAGCTCCTTCCAACAGAACAAACAAGCGACAATCGTCGGTGCATCCTGGTATGACGGCTTGCTGCCAAGCTTGATTGATCCGAACGGGGCGGGCAAATGGTCCGTAGCGCCAATGCCGAAATGGTCCGAAGACGACAAATATAGCAGCGCCATCGATGGCGGATCGAATCTGGCGATCAACAAAAATTCGAAGCATCCGGAAGAAGCATGGAAGTTCATCGAATTTATGCTCGGCAACGATGCATCGCAGCTCAAGATGATGGAAGGCGGCTTGTTCCCGTCCCTGGAGACGACGTACCAAGATCCTGTGTTCCAAGAGAAAGTGCCATATTTCAATGACCAGCCTGTACGCACGCTTTATGTGGACGCGGTGAAGAATGCAACACCGATCACCTATACGAAAGATTATCCGCTCGCGAACGAACTGATTCGCAACGCGTTCGCTGAAATTTTCCTCGACAAGAAATCCGTTGAGGAAGTGTTCAAGAAGACAGCAGATCAACTGAGACAGAAGACTGGGCGTAAATAA
- a CDS encoding CidA/LrgA family protein, producing MKTLLRTVIQVLFFIIVAKLSDAFAAWIHSPIPGTIIGIAVLFILLKFNIIRLNWIEQGSNWLLAEMLLFFIPAAVGIIKYKSLMVESGLRMSITILLSTLAVMICTGLISQRIAAKKEGNTPC from the coding sequence ATGAAGACACTACTTAGAACCGTCATCCAAGTTCTATTTTTCATTATTGTTGCCAAACTATCGGATGCATTTGCAGCATGGATTCATTCGCCTATACCCGGAACGATTATTGGCATCGCCGTATTATTTATCTTATTGAAATTCAACATCATACGTCTTAACTGGATTGAACAAGGCTCGAACTGGCTGCTCGCAGAAATGCTCTTATTCTTTATCCCTGCGGCTGTCGGCATAATTAAATACAAAAGCTTGATGGTTGAGAGCGGGCTGCGCATGTCCATCACGATTCTCCTGAGTACGTTGGCCGTCATGATTTGTACGGGATTGATCAGTCAGCGGATCGCAGCCAAGAAGGAAGGAAATACGCCATGTTAG
- a CDS encoding LrgB family protein, which produces MLEAIFWLFITVAIYFASKRLYKAFPKVYLTPVLVVPIIVILLIQCSGVSFQSYNSGAGWLSEMVKPATIALAVMLYKHVDVLKKNAKAIMVSVGAGAIIAIITSAGIANMLGLAKEITDSVAPRSTTTPIAVSVSDMIGGIPTVTAVSTLITGLLGMILGPMIVKYFRIHSSVARGALFGTSAHACGISKALEYDPVAGSVAGISMMVTAFITLGVAPYIMMWL; this is translated from the coding sequence ATGTTAGAAGCGATTTTTTGGTTGTTCATAACCGTAGCGATCTATTTTGCCTCGAAAAGATTATATAAAGCCTTTCCGAAAGTATACTTAACGCCTGTCTTGGTTGTACCGATTATTGTCATTTTATTGATTCAATGCAGTGGGGTGTCCTTCCAATCGTATAATTCGGGAGCGGGTTGGTTGTCCGAGATGGTGAAGCCGGCAACGATCGCGCTTGCGGTTATGCTCTACAAGCATGTTGATGTACTGAAAAAGAACGCTAAGGCCATCATGGTTAGCGTAGGCGCCGGTGCGATTATTGCGATCATTACATCGGCAGGGATTGCAAATATGTTAGGACTTGCCAAGGAAATTACAGACTCGGTTGCACCGCGTTCTACAACCACGCCGATTGCGGTTTCCGTATCGGACATGATCGGTGGCATTCCAACCGTGACTGCGGTATCCACGCTGATTACGGGACTGCTAGGGATGATTCTTGGTCCGATGATTGTCAAATACTTCAGAATTCATAGCTCAGTCGCAAGAGGAGCTTTGTTCGGAACAAGCGCACATGCCTGCGGCATCAGCAAAGCGCTCGAATACGACCCTGTGGCAGGTTCTGTTGCCGGCATCTCGATGATGGTCACCGCCTTTATTACGCTAGGTGTAGCCCCTTATATTATGATGTGGCTCTAA
- a CDS encoding DUF3055 domain-containing protein: protein MFEHLYDEAEQTNVNFIGCISENARYDFSIIYTNHFFGKPLVVCMQTGRSAVIGSDDLNHVDYIQKMFHITDRKVGEDLAVLLKSRIPAVGVTDQY, encoded by the coding sequence ATGTTCGAACATCTCTACGATGAAGCAGAGCAAACCAACGTTAATTTCATTGGATGTATTTCAGAAAATGCAAGGTATGATTTCTCAATCATTTATACGAATCACTTTTTCGGGAAGCCGCTTGTCGTCTGCATGCAGACCGGCAGATCCGCAGTAATCGGTTCAGACGATCTCAACCATGTCGATTATATTCAGAAGATGTTCCATATTACGGACCGTAAGGTCGGTGAGGATCTGGCTGTGTTGCTGAAATCTCGGATTCCTGCAGTTGGCGTAACTGACCAATATTGA
- a CDS encoding carbohydrate ABC transporter permease produces MQNLYWKWQFKSAPYWFIAPFVICFIIFVFLPFTYSVYLSFNEWHGQETKTFVGLANYVTLLKSGDFWQSIVNSVLIFVLYVPVMLALALIFAACLSATWMKWTGFFRTVFFIPNITSVVAISFVFLLIFNADQGILNQILMSLGLLDEPIRFLETPWWARVSVAILVIFRWTGYNMILLLGGIQGISKSLYEAAKVDGANGIQSFWHITLPLMRRLLAFCTILSTLGTFSLFTEPFILTGGGPNMATTTPVVLIYNESFKNLNMGYASTISIFFFILMMILSLVQLRLFRERD; encoded by the coding sequence ATGCAGAACTTGTATTGGAAATGGCAATTCAAATCAGCGCCGTATTGGTTTATTGCTCCGTTCGTGATTTGTTTCATTATCTTTGTTTTTTTACCTTTTACGTATTCGGTGTATCTCAGCTTTAATGAATGGCATGGGCAAGAGACGAAGACCTTCGTCGGTCTTGCGAATTATGTCACCTTGCTGAAGAGCGGTGATTTCTGGCAATCGATTGTGAATAGCGTCCTCATCTTCGTGCTGTATGTACCCGTCATGCTGGCGCTTGCGCTGATCTTCGCGGCATGCCTGAGCGCGACTTGGATGAAGTGGACTGGATTTTTCAGAACGGTATTTTTCATTCCGAATATTACTTCCGTCGTCGCGATCTCCTTTGTGTTCTTGCTGATCTTTAACGCTGACCAAGGAATTCTCAATCAAATATTGATGTCGCTCGGGCTGCTCGACGAGCCGATTCGGTTCTTGGAGACGCCTTGGTGGGCAAGGGTGTCCGTCGCGATCCTCGTCATCTTCCGGTGGACGGGATACAACATGATCTTGTTGTTAGGCGGTATTCAAGGCATCTCAAAGTCGCTGTATGAGGCAGCCAAAGTGGATGGCGCCAATGGTATTCAATCCTTCTGGCATATTACGTTACCACTGATGCGGCGATTGCTTGCTTTCTGTACGATCCTCTCGACGCTAGGTACGTTCTCGCTCTTCACGGAGCCGTTCATCCTAACGGGTGGCGGGCCGAACATGGCGACGACGACACCGGTCGTCTTGATCTACAACGAGAGCTTCAAAAATTTGAATATGGGGTACGCGTCGACGATCTCCATCTTCTTCTTCATTCTGATGATGATTCTATCCTTGGTGCAGCTCAGGCTGTTCCGGGAACGTGACTAG
- a CDS encoding LysR family transcriptional regulator: MDIRHLQYITEIARYNSFTKAADSLHITQPTISKTIINLEQELNTEIFVRDGKQIKLTDAGETIMQYAEPILQLFDQLTAEINDLTYLNKGNIRIGIPPMAGSSYFPMVIKQFQAAYPGITIHMVEDGAKRIEERIVEGDIDVGAVLWPIDQAMFDSFPIVEDRLKVIMHPSHPMASRKHIELHELSQDRFILFSQQFALHERIIHECRAVGFEPQIVSESSHWDFIGEMVGADIGIAMLPDTICRLLAPEKVRAVALINPIMPWQLSMAWRREGYLSRASRAWIAFTKEYFGLLS, from the coding sequence ATGGATATACGGCACTTACAATACATTACAGAAATTGCCCGCTACAACAGCTTCACCAAGGCCGCCGACTCGCTACATATTACCCAGCCGACGATCAGCAAAACCATCATCAATCTTGAGCAAGAATTAAATACGGAAATCTTCGTACGGGATGGCAAACAAATCAAATTAACGGATGCCGGCGAGACTATCATGCAATACGCTGAACCTATTCTGCAGTTATTCGACCAGCTGACGGCTGAAATCAATGATCTGACCTATCTGAACAAAGGAAATATCCGGATTGGGATTCCGCCAATGGCAGGTTCGAGTTATTTTCCAATGGTCATCAAGCAGTTCCAGGCCGCTTACCCTGGGATCACAATCCATATGGTGGAGGACGGCGCCAAACGAATTGAAGAACGAATTGTGGAAGGCGATATCGACGTTGGAGCTGTGCTGTGGCCGATCGATCAAGCGATGTTCGATTCATTCCCTATCGTCGAGGATCGCTTGAAGGTCATCATGCATCCGTCACACCCGATGGCGAGCCGTAAACACATTGAACTGCATGAGCTGTCCCAAGATCGATTCATCCTATTCAGCCAGCAGTTCGCATTACATGAACGCATCATCCATGAATGCCGTGCCGTCGGATTCGAGCCGCAAATTGTAAGCGAGAGCTCACATTGGGATTTTATCGGGGAAATGGTGGGTGCAGATATCGGAATCGCCATGCTGCCGGATACAATCTGTCGCTTGCTCGCCCCGGAGAAGGTTCGGGCCGTCGCCTTAATCAATCCGATCATGCCTTGGCAGCTATCTATGGCTTGGCGGCGGGAAGGATATTTATCGCGGGCATCTCGGGCGTGGATTGCGTTTACGAAGGAATATTTTGGCCTATTGTCATAA
- a CDS encoding DUF3892 domain-containing protein produces MERETIVAVQKNGDGDIHQFKTSSGRVLQYQEALQAVKNGEIAGVNAFKGRDGEMYIRGDADGDPSNNLDNLPTF; encoded by the coding sequence ATGGAACGTGAGACAATTGTAGCTGTTCAGAAAAATGGTGACGGTGATATTCATCAATTCAAGACTTCATCCGGACGCGTCTTGCAATACCAAGAAGCATTGCAAGCCGTTAAGAATGGTGAGATTGCCGGTGTGAACGCCTTTAAAGGGCGCGACGGTGAAATGTATATTCGAGGCGATGCCGATGGCGATCCTTCGAATAACCTAGACAATTTGCCGACCTTTTAA
- a CDS encoding sensor histidine kinase — translation MAWMHRVRSFMDYPKRSLRMKLFLFFVMVATIPLLILGYLSFSKSSEVVESQMVQYGQSTITQLEAQVDSYSRQMQATTRFIYSYLLDPISNVLDGKEPTSYSDFLAQANFNRLLDSHKTLDTTGIYVITPSGYYYGSPQIDVDQMHDQKWWQEIPEDYKGAYWTGIHGTSPYLAQNLNLPKQVIGLVFPMLGQYGSLMNSKIVVEMDASKLMTSFDLIEHNLHSYLTITDRSGRVIYQTNANREEHADDLVWKKELESNHWTIEVRTPFEPVFQETLTIRYFTIALIGFALLLSLLVSYFFSARITRRIISLKNNMQLVGIGKFHSRIEPETEDELGRLGGSFNKMVEQIEDLIEEVKLKEQLKKEAELRAYHYQINPHLLLNTLNMIQWQAKMKGDEDIRGMIYHLTKVLEGNLVITEELISIEREMYTVDHYLKIQEARYGLAFHFQFDCDKALFNCLIPRMTLQPLLENTFFHGFEDGQGNISLQMMQEGENLVLVLKDDGQGIAEDRLKTLLTENQPRALGSGGLGCFNVDQKFKLHFGRNFGMEITSEENKGTTITIRWPRITAISVATTEQIGRL, via the coding sequence ATGGCATGGATGCATCGTGTTCGCAGTTTCATGGATTACCCCAAGCGCAGTCTGCGAATGAAATTATTTTTATTTTTTGTGATGGTGGCGACGATTCCGCTGCTTATTCTGGGGTATTTGTCATTTTCCAAATCTTCCGAAGTAGTGGAGTCGCAGATGGTGCAGTATGGTCAATCGACGATCACACAGCTGGAGGCACAAGTCGATTCCTATTCCCGGCAGATGCAGGCCACGACAAGGTTTATCTATTCGTACCTGCTGGATCCGATTAGCAATGTATTGGATGGGAAGGAACCGACGTCTTATAGCGATTTTCTGGCGCAGGCGAACTTCAATCGGCTCTTGGACTCCCACAAAACGTTAGATACAACAGGGATCTACGTGATTACACCCTCCGGTTATTATTACGGTTCTCCGCAGATCGACGTTGATCAGATGCATGATCAGAAATGGTGGCAGGAGATTCCGGAGGACTACAAAGGCGCCTATTGGACGGGGATCCATGGAACAAGCCCTTATCTCGCCCAAAATTTGAATCTTCCTAAGCAGGTCATTGGACTCGTCTTCCCGATGCTAGGGCAATACGGATCGCTGATGAACAGCAAGATTGTCGTTGAGATGGATGCATCGAAGCTGATGACTTCTTTCGACCTGATTGAACACAATTTGCACTCCTACCTAACCATTACCGACCGAAGCGGACGCGTGATCTATCAGACGAACGCCAACCGAGAGGAACATGCAGATGATTTGGTCTGGAAGAAGGAGCTGGAATCGAATCACTGGACGATCGAGGTAAGAACACCCTTCGAGCCGGTCTTTCAAGAGACATTGACGATACGGTATTTCACGATTGCGTTGATTGGATTTGCGCTGCTGTTGTCGTTGCTCGTATCTTATTTCTTCTCGGCGCGGATCACGCGGCGAATCATCTCTCTGAAGAACAATATGCAGCTCGTAGGTATCGGCAAATTCCACTCGCGGATCGAGCCGGAGACGGAAGATGAATTAGGCCGGCTAGGCGGCAGCTTCAATAAGATGGTGGAGCAGATCGAAGACCTCATTGAAGAAGTGAAGCTGAAGGAGCAGTTGAAGAAAGAGGCTGAACTAAGGGCCTACCACTACCAGATTAACCCGCATTTGCTTCTGAATACGTTAAATATGATTCAATGGCAAGCAAAAATGAAGGGCGACGAGGACATTAGGGGCATGATCTATCATTTAACCAAAGTATTAGAAGGGAATCTCGTCATAACGGAGGAGCTCATATCCATCGAACGGGAAATGTACACGGTTGACCATTATTTGAAAATACAAGAGGCTCGCTATGGACTTGCCTTCCACTTTCAGTTCGATTGCGATAAGGCGCTGTTCAATTGCCTGATCCCGCGCATGACGCTGCAGCCGCTGCTAGAGAATACGTTTTTTCATGGGTTCGAAGATGGACAGGGAAATATATCGCTTCAAATGATGCAAGAGGGGGAGAATCTTGTCCTCGTGCTGAAGGATGATGGGCAAGGGATTGCGGAGGACCGATTGAAGACGCTGCTCACGGAGAACCAACCTCGTGCGCTGGGTAGCGGAGGACTTGGGTGCTTCAATGTGGATCAGAAGTTCAAACTGCACTTCGGACGCAATTTTGGGATGGAAATCACCTCTGAAGAGAACAAAGGGACGACAATTACGATAAGGTGGCCGCGAATCACAGCGATTTCGGTTGCGACGACCGAACAAATTGGCAGGTTATAG
- a CDS encoding YjcZ family sporulation protein: MGAEDRGVGGLFTSTGTILVLFILLVIVSCACLF, translated from the coding sequence ATGGGAGCAGAAGATAGAGGCGTTGGCGGTTTGTTCACGAGTACAGGTACGATTTTGGTGCTTTTCATCCTTTTGGTAATCGTAAGTTGTGCATGTCTGTTTTAA
- the thpR gene encoding RNA 2',3'-cyclic phosphodiesterase codes for MMNIPEQGAGRLFIAVGLGEAASMELERWQAEAEQILSFAKWVHPEDYHITVQFLGDTRQEVFDQLVPALKEAVRQIEPFTLELSGTGTFGTASAPRVLWAGVRGDIPALENVVEAVLDVTKPLGFMPEDRPYRPHITMARKYRGHEEFNIDSTHVLQPMEEIAWSVDHLVIYKTHLDKKPMYEKRALIPFA; via the coding sequence ATGATGAACATACCGGAACAGGGAGCAGGACGACTGTTCATCGCCGTTGGTCTCGGCGAAGCGGCGAGCATGGAGCTGGAACGTTGGCAGGCCGAAGCAGAGCAGATATTGTCGTTCGCGAAATGGGTTCATCCTGAAGATTATCATATTACCGTTCAATTTCTCGGCGATACCCGTCAAGAGGTATTCGATCAGCTAGTTCCCGCGCTCAAAGAAGCGGTGCGCCAGATTGAACCATTCACGCTGGAGTTGAGCGGCACGGGTACCTTCGGAACGGCAAGTGCGCCTCGTGTCTTGTGGGCGGGAGTTCGCGGAGATATTCCAGCGCTCGAGAACGTCGTAGAGGCTGTGCTTGATGTCACCAAGCCGCTCGGATTTATGCCGGAGGATCGTCCGTATCGCCCTCATATTACGATGGCGCGCAAGTATAGGGGGCATGAAGAGTTCAACATAGACAGTACACATGTCCTCCAGCCGATGGAAGAAATCGCCTGGAGTGTAGATCATTTGGTGATTTACAAGACGCACCTAGATAAGAAGCCGATGTATGAGAAGCGGGCGCTGATCCCATTCGCTTGA
- a CDS encoding L,D-transpeptidase, protein MPQYRIIIDLSDRMLYVLDGDRAVRGFPVGIGKMVTQTPSGEFEIINKVPNPGGPFGAFWMGLSKPHYGIHGTNDPSSIGHEVSHGCIRMYNEDVLQLASMVSIGTHVTIRP, encoded by the coding sequence ATGCCGCAATACCGTATTATCATCGATCTTTCAGATCGGATGCTGTATGTATTAGACGGAGATCGTGCCGTTCGCGGATTCCCTGTTGGCATCGGGAAGATGGTCACTCAGACACCAAGCGGAGAATTTGAAATTATCAATAAAGTGCCTAATCCCGGTGGTCCATTCGGAGCCTTCTGGATGGGATTATCGAAGCCGCATTACGGCATTCATGGCACAAATGATCCATCTTCCATCGGCCATGAAGTCTCGCATGGATGTATACGCATGTATAATGAGGATGTTCTTCAGCTGGCATCAATGGTTTCTATAGGTACACACGTGACGATCCGACCTTAG